Proteins encoded within one genomic window of Canis lupus familiaris isolate Mischka breed German Shepherd chromosome 12, alternate assembly UU_Cfam_GSD_1.0, whole genome shotgun sequence:
- the CRIP3 gene encoding cysteine-rich protein 3 isoform X6, whose protein sequence is MSWTCPRCQQPVFFAEKVSSLGKNWHRFCLKCERCHSILSPGGHAEHNGRPYCHKPCYGALFGPRGPLHMKTFTGETSLCPGCEEPVYFAEKVMSLGRNWHRPCLRCQRCRKTLTAGSHAEHDGVPYCHIPCYGYLFGPKGVNIGDVGCYIYDPVEIKSK, encoded by the exons ATGAGCTGGACCTGCCCGCGTTGCCAGCAACCCGTTTTCTTCG CGGAGAAGGTGAGCTCCCTGGGCAAGAACTGGCACCGCTTCTGCCTGAAATGTGAGCGCTGCCACAGCATCCTGTCCCCAGGAGGGCATGCAGAG CACAACGGGAGGCCGTATTGCCACAAGCCATGCTATGGGGCTCTCTTCGGACCCAGGG GCCCTCTCCACATGAAGACATTCACTGGGGAGACTTCACTGTGCCCTGGCTGTGAGGAACCTGTCTATTTTG CTGAGAAGGTGATGTCTTTGGGCAGAAATTGGCACCGACCCTGTCTGAGGTGCCAGCGCTGCCGGAAGACCCTGACTGCTGGGAGTCATGCTGAG cATGACGGCGTCCCCTACTGCCACATCCCCTGCTACGGCTACCTCTTTGGCCCCAAAG GTGTGAACATTGGTGATGTGGGCTGCTACATCTATGACCCCGTGGAGATAAAATCCAAATGA
- the CRIP3 gene encoding cysteine-rich protein 3 isoform X4 has product MSWTCPRCQQPVFFAEKVSSLGKNWHRFCLKCERCHSILSPGGHAEHNGRPYCHKPCYGALFGPRGVNIGGVGSYLYNSPTLTPASTTPLSPSSFSPPRPRTGLPQGKKSPLHMKTFTGETSLCPGCEEPVYFAEKVMSLGRNWHRPCLRCQRCRKTLTAGSHAEHDGVPYCHIPCYGYLFGPKGVNIGDVGCYIYDPVEIKSK; this is encoded by the exons ATGAGCTGGACCTGCCCGCGTTGCCAGCAACCCGTTTTCTTCG CGGAGAAGGTGAGCTCCCTGGGCAAGAACTGGCACCGCTTCTGCCTGAAATGTGAGCGCTGCCACAGCATCCTGTCCCCAGGAGGGCATGCAGAG CACAACGGGAGGCCGTATTGCCACAAGCCATGCTATGGGGCTCTCTTCGGACCCAGGG GGGTGAACATTGGTGGTGTGGGTTCCTACCTCTACAACTCTCCCACTCTCACCCCGGCCAGTACCACTCCCCTCAGCCCCAGCAGTTTCAGCCCCCCCAGGCCCAGGACTGGCCTCCCCCAGGGCAAGAAAA GCCCTCTCCACATGAAGACATTCACTGGGGAGACTTCACTGTGCCCTGGCTGTGAGGAACCTGTCTATTTTG CTGAGAAGGTGATGTCTTTGGGCAGAAATTGGCACCGACCCTGTCTGAGGTGCCAGCGCTGCCGGAAGACCCTGACTGCTGGGAGTCATGCTGAG cATGACGGCGTCCCCTACTGCCACATCCCCTGCTACGGCTACCTCTTTGGCCCCAAAG GTGTGAACATTGGTGATGTGGGCTGCTACATCTATGACCCCGTGGAGATAAAATCCAAATGA
- the CRIP3 gene encoding cysteine-rich protein 2 isoform X7: MKTFTGETSLCPGCEEPVYFAEKVMSLGRNWHRPCLRCQRCRKTLTAGSHAEHDGVPYCHIPCYGYLFGPKGVNIGDVGCYIYDPVEIKSK, translated from the exons ATGAAGACATTCACTGGGGAGACTTCACTGTGCCCTGGCTGTGAGGAACCTGTCTATTTTG CTGAGAAGGTGATGTCTTTGGGCAGAAATTGGCACCGACCCTGTCTGAGGTGCCAGCGCTGCCGGAAGACCCTGACTGCTGGGAGTCATGCTGAG cATGACGGCGTCCCCTACTGCCACATCCCCTGCTACGGCTACCTCTTTGGCCCCAAAG GTGTGAACATTGGTGATGTGGGCTGCTACATCTATGACCCCGTGGAGATAAAATCCAAATGA
- the CRIP3 gene encoding cysteine-rich protein 3 isoform X5, producing MSWTCPRCQQPVFFAEKVSSLGKNWHRFCLKCERCHSILSPGGHAEHNGRPYCHKPCYGALFGPRGVNIGGVGSYLYNSPTLTPASTTPLSPSSFSPPRPRTGLPQGKKSPLHMKTFTGETSLCPGCEEPVYFAEKVMSLGRNWHRPCLRCQRCRKTLTAGSHAEV from the exons ATGAGCTGGACCTGCCCGCGTTGCCAGCAACCCGTTTTCTTCG CGGAGAAGGTGAGCTCCCTGGGCAAGAACTGGCACCGCTTCTGCCTGAAATGTGAGCGCTGCCACAGCATCCTGTCCCCAGGAGGGCATGCAGAG CACAACGGGAGGCCGTATTGCCACAAGCCATGCTATGGGGCTCTCTTCGGACCCAGGG GGGTGAACATTGGTGGTGTGGGTTCCTACCTCTACAACTCTCCCACTCTCACCCCGGCCAGTACCACTCCCCTCAGCCCCAGCAGTTTCAGCCCCCCCAGGCCCAGGACTGGCCTCCCCCAGGGCAAGAAAA GCCCTCTCCACATGAAGACATTCACTGGGGAGACTTCACTGTGCCCTGGCTGTGAGGAACCTGTCTATTTTG CTGAGAAGGTGATGTCTTTGGGCAGAAATTGGCACCGACCCTGTCTGAGGTGCCAGCGCTGCCGGAAGACCCTGACTGCTGGGAGTCATGCTGAG GTGTGA